TCACGTCACCTGGCGCGAAGTCCGGGTTCAACCCGCCGGCCGCGTTCGTGACGACCAGCGTCCGTGCACCGAGGGCGTGCATGAGCCGGACGCCGAACGTCGTATCGTGGGCGGAGCGGCCCTCGTACAGGTGCGTCCGACCGCGCGCAACCGCCACGACGACGCCACCCAGCCGGCCGACGACGAACTCGCCGGCGTGGCCGAGGACGGTGGACGCCGGCCAGCCCGGGATCGCGGCATACGGCAGGCGGACGCCGTCGACGAGATCGGCACCGAGGCCGGAGAGGCCGCTGCCGGCCACGATTGCGACCTCGGGGCGAAGCTCCGTCGCGGCGCGGACCACGGCCAGCGCCGCGACGCACCCCCGATCAGGCACGCGGGTGCGCCTGATCGTACGCCGCGCGCAAGCGCTCATTGGAGACGTGGGTGTAGATCTGCGTCGTCGAGACGTTGGAGTGGCCGAGCAGCTTCTGCACCTCGCGCACGTTCGCGCCGCCGTCGAGCAGGTGGGTGGCGAAGCTGTGCCGCAGCGTGTGCGGCGTGACGTCGATCCGGATGCCGATCGCCTTCACGTACTCTTTGATGATCAGCCAGAGGCCCTGCCGCGTCAGCCGCGTGCCGCGCGGGTTGAGGAACAGCGCCTTCTCGTCGCCGCGCTTCAGATATGCGATCCGGCCGTGCTGCAGATAGTCCGCCAGCACGGCCGCGGCGCGGTGATAGAGGGGCACGACGCGCTCCTTGGCGCCCTTGCCGAAGCACCGCACGGTCTCGCCGGCCAGGTCGATGTCGCCGACATCCAGCGCCACGAGCTCGCTCACACGCATGCCGGTCGCGTAGAGGAGCTCGAGCAGCGCGGCGTCACGCATCGCTTTCGGGCCCGAGTTGGCGAGCGGCGCGTCGAGGAGGCGGTCGACGTCCGCACGCCCGAGCGTGCGCGGCAGGCGCTTGTCGACGCTCGGCGCCTCGAGCGCGGCCGTCGGGTCTTCGCGGACGACGCCCTCGGCGGTGAGGAAGCGGAACAGGCTCTTGGCCGCCGCCACCTTGCGCGCCACCGTCGCCGACGAGTAACCCCGTTCTTTGAGGTGCAGGACATGGTCGACGATCCGGTCGCGGCCGACGTCGGCCCAACGCGTCGGCGCCGGCCCGAGCAGGCTCGGCTCGGCCAGGAACGCAATGAATTGGGTCAGGTCGTTGCGGTACGCCGTCAACGTGTGGGCCGAATAGCGGCGCTCGACCTCGAGATAGCGGAGGAAGTCATCGACGTGTTGCCGCATGCTGAACCATCCGTGTTGCCCGCCCGCGGCCCCTCGCCGTCGGCCGGTGACTTACCATAACCGGGCGATCAGGATACACGCCCGCCCACGTTACGTCAAGAGCCTGGCCGGCCGGTTCGGGGCATTTGCCGCCCCGCTGCCCGATGCGTTACCCTTCGCCGCCGCCCCGACGGCGGCATCCGAACATGCAAGGTTCGACCCACTCCTGGAGTCGTTCGTGGATATCGTGGTGTTGATCAAGCAGGTACCCGACACGGCCACCCGGATTCAGGACCGCGTCAAGGACGGGCGCGTGGACCTGGACGGCGTGACATGGGTCACCAGTCCATACGACGAGTATGCCGTCGAGGAGGCGCTTCGATTGAGGGAGCGCCATGGCGGCACCGTCACGCTGTTGACCCTCGGCCCGGATCGGGCGCACGGTGCGCTGAAGGACATGCTGGCCCTCGGTGCGGACGAGGCGCAGGCGGTGTGGGATCCGGCGTTCGAGTCGCTCGGCACGCATGCCCGCGCCGAGGTACTGGCCGCCGCGCTCCGCAAGCTGCCGCACGACCTCGTGCTGGCCGGCTGGAAGGGCGTCGACGGCGACGAGGGCCTCGTGCCGATCTACGTGGCGGCGGCGCTCGACTGCCCGCACCTGTCGTTCGTGGTCGGGGTCGAAGTCG
Above is a window of Candidatus Avedoeria danica DNA encoding:
- the xerD gene encoding site-specific tyrosine recombinase XerD — its product is MRQHVDDFLRYLEVERRYSAHTLTAYRNDLTQFIAFLAEPSLLGPAPTRWADVGRDRIVDHVLHLKERGYSSATVARKVAAAKSLFRFLTAEGVVREDPTAALEAPSVDKRLPRTLGRADVDRLLDAPLANSGPKAMRDAALLELLYATGMRVSELVALDVGDIDLAGETVRCFGKGAKERVVPLYHRAAAVLADYLQHGRIAYLKRGDEKALFLNPRGTRLTRQGLWLIIKEYVKAIGIRIDVTPHTLRHSFATHLLDGGANVREVQKLLGHSNVSTTQIYTHVSNERLRAAYDQAHPRA
- a CDS encoding electron transfer flavoprotein subunit beta/FixA family protein; this encodes MDIVVLIKQVPDTATRIQDRVKDGRVDLDGVTWVTSPYDEYAVEEALRLRERHGGTVTLLTLGPDRAHGALKDMLALGADEAQAVWDPAFESLGTHARAEVLAAALRKLPHDLVLAGWKGVDGDEGLVPIYVAAALDCPHLSFVVGVEVEGRTITVRREIEGGKEHMTAELPALLTAQKGLNEVRYATLKGIMRVKSKSIPVWTAADLGIDPATLPAPAVEVTSIERPAERGGGRILDGSPADASRALARILHEEEKVI